Genomic segment of Candidatus Deferrimicrobiaceae bacterium:
GACCTCGACCCGGAAATCGCCCGGGCTGATGGGTCCCCGACCGACAACGGAAGGATAGACCATCAGCGTGAAAACGGCAAGTGCCGCCGCAGCGGGCAGCCAGAGCCAGTGACGCCAACGCCGGGCCGTCCGTTTCGCCTCCTGCTTCTCGGCGATTCCGGCGCGGACACGGGTCCACATGGCGTCGAGCTGCGGCGAGCGTTCGCGCGCCCCGCCCGCGGCCCAAGCGCGGAGCAGGTCACCCGAGGCCCGGTACGCTTTGACCGTGTCCGCGCATCGGGGGCAACCCGCAACATGGGCGCGCACCCTTTCGGCCTCGGGGCCGGTCAGCCGGTTGTCGATCCATTCGTGAAGCAGTTTATCGTCTTTTTTGCAATCCATGGCGCGCCTACGCTTCCCGGAACTTCTTGAGGGTTTCCTTGAGCCGCCCGCGTGCATAGTGTAGCCGCGACATCACGGTGCCGACCGAGCACCCGAGCGATTCGGCGATCTCGTCGTAGGACAGGCCGTCGACCTCGCGCAGGATGATCACGGCCCGATGGTACTCGGGCAGCGCCGCAATAGCCGCGGCCAGCGCGTCGGCCAGCTGCCGGTTCCCGGCAAGTTCCTCGGGGGTGCGGGGATAGTTCCCCGTCTCGGCTTGGCATTCATCCTCGGTCCCCTGCGTCTCGTCGAACGCCACCTCTCCCTTGCGGCCGGTCTTCCGCCAGCGATCGATCGAGCCGTTGACCAGCATCCGGTAGAACCAGGTGAAGAAACTGGATCCGCCGCGGAAGTCCTTGAGGCTGTAGAACGCCTTGATGAAGGCATCCTGAACCGCGTCGACAGCCTCGTCGGGGTCGCCCAGGATGCCGAACGCCACGCCGTATGCCCGCCCCTTGTATCGTTCCATGATCTCGCGGAACGCCTCCTGGTCGCCGCCCGCCGCCGCCTTCACCAGCTCGGCTTCGGGAACCGGACTCGTCTCTTCCTTTTTCATGTGACGAGCCTGGAGTCCAATATATTCATCCCGATTTTCACGAGGTTAATGAACCTCGCCCCAGTTTTTCCCGGTTCCGGCCGTGACCGTGAGCGGGACGGAAAGCTTGACCGCCCCCTCCATCGTCTCGACGAGGATCGACCTGGCCTCGGCCGCCTCGTCCTTCGGCGCCTCGGCCAGCAGCTCGTCGTGCACCTGGAGCAGCAAGCGGGCCTTCATCCCCCGGGTTCTAAAGGCGCGGTCTGCCCGGATCATGGCGATCTTGATGATGTCGGCGGCGCTCCCCTGGATCGGCGCATTGACGGCCATCCGGTCTGCCGCATCCCGCATTATGCGGTTCTGGGAAACGATGTCGCGAATGTAGCGACGGCGCCCGAAGATCGTCGTGACGTACCCGTCGCGGCGGGCCCGGACCTTGACCTCCTCGAGGTATTCCCTGACGCCCGGGAATCGCTCGAAGTAGCCGTCGATCAGCGGCTTCGCTTCCTTGGGCGCGATGCCAAGCTCCCGGGATAGCCCATAGGGGCTCATCCCGTAGAGGATGCCGAAATTGATCACCTTGGCCCGGCGCCTGAGCTCGGGCGTCACGTCGGCGGCCTTCACGTTGAACACGGACATGGCGGTGGACTGGTGGATGTCCTCCCCTTCGCGGAACCCCCGGACCAGCGTAGCATCGCCTGACAGATGGGCGAGCAGCCGGAGCTCGACCTGGGAGTAGTCGGCGCCGACGAAGAGGCACCCCGGCTCGGGAATGAAGCCGCACCGGATCCGTTGCCCCAAGGGCGTACGCACGGGAATGTTCTGGAGGTTCGGGTCGGACGAGGACAGCCGCCCGGTTCCGGCCTGGATCGAATTGAAAGTCGTATGGAGCCGCCCGTCCCGCGGATCGATCAATCCCGGCAGGACGTCGACGTAGGTCGACTTGAGCTTCGCCAAGGTGCGATATTCGAGGATAAGCGCGGGGATCTCATGGGTATCCCGGAGCTGCTCCAGCACTTCGACATCGGTCGAGTAGCCGGTCTTCGTTTTCTTGACGGGGGGCAGGCCGAGCTTTTCGAAAAGCAGGAAGGCGAGCTGCTTCGGCGAATTGATGTTGAAATCGCCTCCGGCGATGTTTGCGACCTTCCGTTCGATCGCCTTCGTCCCCTCGTCCAGCTCGGCGGATAGCTGCGCGAAGATGCCGGTGTCGATTTTGATGCCCGCGCGCTCCATCCGGAAGAGGACCGGAAGGAGCGGCATGTCGATGTCGTCGCTGACCGACGTCAGCTCGGCTTCGGCCAGCTTTTCCTCGAGGGCGCCTCCCAGACCCGCCAGACTCCTGGCGATCTCCGCCGCGCGCGCCTCGGGGGTGCCCTCCTCCCCGGCTGCGACCGATCCGGGCAGGTATCGTGCGAACAGTTTCGTCGGCGTCGGCGACCCTTCGTCCGGCGAAAGCAGGTATCCCGCGACAAGAAGGTCGATCAGCGGCAGGGCGTCGAGGGCGGACAGGCCCGGCCGCAAGCGGAGAAGCCGCTTCCCGTCGAACACGTACACCCGCCCGCCGTGCTCCAGGAACCGGGAGACGACCGCGTCCACTTCCTCGGGCGGGAAGAGGAACGTCTCGCCGTCCGGGATCGCAAGTGCGGCGGCAGCACCGGTTCCGTCGCCCGGATGCAGCCCCGCCCGCTTCGGAAAAGGCGTACCGAGCGCCGATGCCAGCGCCTTGGCGCTATCGATTGCGCGCCACGAGACCGCCTCGGACGATTTCGGTGCGGCCGCTTCCGCCCCGCCCGATCCTCCGGGCCTGAAAAGCGGCATCGCGTTCCGTTGCTCGAGCTCGAGATCGTCGACCAGCTTCCGGAAGCCGAGTTTTTTGAAAAGAGGTGTGGCCCGCCCCACGCTGATTCCGCGAGGCGCCAGGTCGGCGAGGCCGACGTCAAGCGGGACGTCGCGATCGATCGCGGCGAGCTGCCGGCAGAGGCGCGCCTGGTCCGCGTTTTTCTCGATCTTTTCCCGCCTGGCGCCCTTGAGCCGGTCGGTGCCGGCCAATAGCGCATCGAGCGACCCGAATTCGCGCAGCAACTCGGCTGCCGTCTTTTCGCCGATGCCGGGCACGCCGGGAATGTTGTCGGAGGGATCTCCCGCAAGCGCGAGCAGGTCGACGACTTGCCCCGCGTCGACGCCGAACGTCTCGCGCACCTGCTCGGGCCCGACCTCGCGATCCTTCAGGCCGTCCCGAATCCGGACGTTCTGCGAGACGAGCTGGTAAAGGTCCTTGTCGGAGGAGATCACGACGACTCGCATCCCGGCCTCGTCGGCCAGGCGCGAAAGAGTCCCGATGACATCGTCGGCCTCGGCCCCCGGAATCGCCACGCGCGGGACCCCCAGGGCGTCGATCACCTCCTCGACCAGCGGGAACTGCACCGAGAGATCCTCGGGCACCTTGAGGCGGTTGGCCTTGTACTCCGGATACAGCAGGTGCCGCGGGGTCGGCTCGGGCGTGTCGAACACGGCGGCGATGGCGTCGGGATTTTCCTGTCGGAGGATCTTCAGGAGGATGCGCGCGGTTCCGAGTACCGCGTTGGTCGGTGTGCCGTCGGGCGCCGTGAGCCGGGGCACCCCGTAAAACGTCCGGTAGAGGACGTTATGTCCGTCGATCAGATAAAGAGATTTCATGGGAGGGCTGCCTTTGCTCGACCACCAGCGTCTCGGCGAGGGTATCGCCCGCCCGCTGGCCGTCGGGATCGTAGAAACCGAGATACGTCTCGACGAGCAGCACGGCCAGCCCCACCGTGTAGGCAAGGAAGGGACCGACCGCCGGGACGAGATAGAGCAGGAACGGGACGACGATCGTTCCGTTTCGCAGGAGGGATGCGGAGAAATCCATCGGCTCCCCGTCGACGCGCACGACCTTGAGGCCGGCCAGCCACTTGCCGGCGCTCCGGCCGCCGGGGAAAGCATCGGCCATCAGCAGGTAGAACAGCGCCGCGAATGCGCCGGCCGCTCCCTCGATCCGCCAGAGGCAGAGCGCCACGATCAGGTCAGCCGCCTTGCCGACCATCCGCGCCAGGTAGCGCGCCCGCCGTGCATCGCGGAAGTACGCGCGTTTCTCTTCCCAGCGGGTGGCCATCGCCTCAGCCCCCGTCCCCGGTCGCGGCTCGGGTGAAGAACAGGAACGCCATCGTCGGGCGGCGACTCCCGTGCTGGGTGACGAAGTTGATAGATTCGAATCGGTACCCGTCGGCCATCGCGGCGTTGAGCGCCTGCTCGATCGCGCGATCGGAGACCTCGCTCAACTCGATCACCCGGTATGGGGCGTTTTCGACGGGGGTCGGCACGTTTCGTCAGCCCGCGATCAGCTTCGCCGCGTCCTTGGCGGCGTAGGTGATGATCATCTCGGCGCCGGCGCGCCGGATGGCGGTGAGGATCTCCATCATCACGCGCGGACCGTCGATCCAGTCGAGTTTTTCGCCCGCCTTGACGATCGAGTATTCGCCGCTGACGCTGTAGGCGGCGACGGGATAGTCGAATTCTTCCCGGACGGCGCGGATCACGTCGAGATATGCGAGCGCCGGCTTGACCATCACGATGTCGGCACCCTCCTGGATGTCGAGCGCGACCTCGCGGAGCGCCTCGAGTCCGTTCCCGGGGTCCATCTGGTAGGAGCGTCGGTCGCCGAACGACGGCGTGCTCTCGGCCGCGTCGCGGAACGGGCCGTAGAAGCCGCTGGCGTACTTGGCCGCATAGGCCATGATCGGGATCCCGCTGAAGCCCTCGTCGTCGAGCGCCTCGCGGATGCGGCCGACCCGGCCGTCCATCATGTCGGACGGAGCGATGATATCGGCGCCTGCCCGTGCGTGCGTCACCGCGCTCTGCGCCAGGATCTCGAGCGTGGCATCGTTGTCGACCTCGCCGGACTTCGTCAGGATGCCGCAATGGCCATGGTCGGTGTATTCGCAGAAGCAGACGTCGGTAACGACGACGAGGTCGGGAACCGCGTTCTTGATCGCCCGGACGGCGGTCTGGATGATGCCCTTGTCGGAGCAGGCGTCGGAGCCGACCGCGTCCTTCTTTTCGGGGATGCCGAACAGGAGGACGGCTGGAATGCCGAGCTTCTTGACGGCTTTCGCCTCCTTGACGAGGTTGTCGACGCTCATCTGGAAGATCCCCGGCATGGAAGGAATCTCGTGCATCGCGTTCTTCTCGTGCGTCACGAAGAGCGGATAGATCAGGTTGTCGACGGAAAGGCGGGTCTCGCGGACCATCCGGCGCAGCGTCTCGGTGCGACGCATCCGGCGGGGGCGATATTCGGGAAAGTTCATCGGGCGGCTCCTTTTTGGCGGAAATGGACCTCGATGGCGTCGAGCATGCCGGCGATCGTGTATTGATCAGGCATGATCCCGACGGACATGTCTCTGTTTTCGACGGATCGGGCGGTCACCTCGCCGATGACGGCGATCGTGCTGCTGGAAAGGATGGATCGGGCGCGATCCTCCCCCAGAAGCAGGATAAAGTTCCGGAAGGCCGACGGGGAGGCGAAGGCGCAAACGTCGGGGGGGGTTTCCGCAATAGCCCGCGCGGCGCCTTCGTCGAGATCGGGCAGCCCTGTGCGGTAGGTGACGGGCGCGACAACGATGCCACCCTGAACGACGAGGCCGTCGACGAGCGCTTCGCGCCCCTCGGCCGCTCGGGGAACCAGGAAGCGCTTCCCGGATATACCCTCTTTGGCGAGGGCGTCGAGCAGGCCTTCCGCCGTATGCGTTCCCGCCTCGAGGAAGACCGTCATGCCGGCATCGGAAACCGCGCGCGTCGTGCCGGGCCCGACCGATCCGATGCGAAGCCCCGGCGGAAGCCCGGCGGCGATCGCCGCAGTTGCGCGCGGCGCAAAATATCTGACGCCGTTTGCGCTGGAAAAGAGCAGCCAGTCGAAGGAGGGAAGCGCCGAGATCGCGGCATCGAGCGGCCCCGGGTCGTCGACTGCGACGATCCGAACCGTGGGGAAAAGGACGGGGACCCCGCCTCGGCCGCGGATCAGGTCGGCGAATTCCCTCGCCTGCCCCTCGCCGCGGGTGACCAGCACGCGAATCCCGCGAAGGGGCATGGCTGCCGTTCAGCCCTTCGACGCGGCGTAGACTTCGTCGAGGATGGCCTTGGCGCCGCGCGACAGCAGCTCTTCGGCCAGCGAGACGCCCATGGCTTCGGGATCGTTCCGGGAACCGCGACGCTCTCCCCGGATGATCTCGGTCCCGTCGGGGCGACCGACCAGGCCGTTGAATCGCAATTCGTTCCCCTCGATGCGGCCGAAAGCGCCGATGGGCACCTGGCACCCCCCCTCGAGCCGGGTCAGGAAGGCGCGCTCGGCGCGCACCGCGACCGATGTCTCGGGATCGTCGAGGAAGGCGACCGCCCCGCGCGTATCGGCATCGTCGCTCCGGATCTCGATGCCCAGCGCTCCCTGCCCGACAGCGGGAAGCGAGACTTCGGGATCGATCAGTGACGAGATCCGGTCGGCCCAGCCAAGCCTCCGCAAGCCGGCCGCCGCGAGGATGATCGCGTCATACTGACCTTCGTCCATCTTGCGGATGCGGGTGTCGAGGTTGCCGCGGAGCTGGTCGATCTGCAGGTCGGGGCGGGCGGCGAGGAGCTGCGTCTGCCGGCGAAGGGAACTGGTGCCCACCTTGGCGCCCTTCGGGAGCGTGTCGAACGTCTTCGCCTTGTTCGAAAGAAATGCGTCGCGCGGATCTTCGCGCTTGGTGGTGCACGAGATCTCGAGGCCGGCGGGCAACTCGGTCGGCACGTCTTTCATCGAGTGGACGGCGAAATCGATCTTCCCGGTCAGCAGCGCGTCCTCGATCTCCTTCACGAACAGTCCCTTGCCGCCCACCTTGGCCAGCGGGACATCGAGGATCATGTCGCCCGTGGTCTTGATCTTGAAGATCTCGACCTTCCGGCCGGTCTTCTCCTCGACAAGCGCCTTGATGTGTTCGGCCTGCCACAGCGCGAGCAGGCTGCCCCGGCTCCCCAGGATGATGACGCCGTCCGGTCTATTCACGGTCTTTCCCTCCGTCGGTCAGGTCGAACAGTTCCCGGACCACGGGTACCAGTTCCATTGGGTCGCGTCCGTCACCGTCGTTTTTGAGCGCCATCAACGGCGCGTGAAGCACCTTGTTGACGATCGAGGAGGCCAGCCCCTCGACCACCTTGCACGTTTTCGGGTCGTCGGTTCCAAGGATCGACAGCGCCTTGGCGACCTCGTGCGCGCGGATCTCGTCGAACTTGCGCCGCAGCGAGATGATGGTGGGCGTCACCTGCTGGGCGTCGAGCCACTTGCGGAACGACGCGACCTCGGACACCACGATATCTTCGGCGATCCCCGCTTCCTTGTGACGCTCCTCGAGGTTGGTCTCGATGACATTGTTGAGGTCGTCGATATCGTAGACGTAGACATTGTCGATGTCGTTGATGTCGGGGTCGATGTCGCGCGGCACCGCCATGTCGACGAAGAACATCGGGCGGTTGCGCCGGATGCGGATGACTTCCTCGACATCCTGCCGCCGGAGGATGAACGTGGGCGATCCCGTGGAAGAGATGACGATGTCGGCAGTCTTGAGGTGAGACACCATCTCCTCGAAGCGGATGGCGGTGCCCTCGAACTCCTCGGCCAGCTTGACCGCACGCTCGAAGGTGCGGTTTGTGACCATGATGCCCTTGACGCCTGCGTTGAGCAGGTGGCGCGCCGCGAGCTCGCACATCTCGCCGGCCCCGATCAGCATGACCGTCTTGTCTTTCAGGTCGCCGAAGATCTTGCGCGCGAGTTCGACGCCCGCGTACGAGATCGAGACCGCGGAGCTGGCGACCTTGGTCTCGGTGCGGACCCGCTTGGCAACCGAGAATGCCTTGGAGAAGAACTTGTCGAGTACCGGGCCGATCGACTTGAACTCGCCCGCGTAGCCGTAGGCGTCCTTGACCTGCCCCAGGATCTGCGGCTCGCCGAGGACCATCGAGTCGAGGCTCGAGGAGACGCGGAACAGGTGATGAACGGCATCTTCGTCGATGTGATGGTAGAGGTGGCCCTCGACGTCGGGAAGCGCCAACCCGTGATGGTCGGCCAGGAACGCCTTGACTTCGCCGGTTCCCCGATAACCCTCGTCGGCCAATACGCAAACCTCGACCCGGTTGCAGGTCGAGATGATGACGCCTTCGGAGACGGACGGCAGCGACAGAAGCGAGCGCAGCGCGTCGCCGATCGTGTCGGCGGGAAAAGCGAGACGCTCGCGGATCTCGACCGGCGCCGACCTGTGATTCAAACCGACTATGACGATATGGCCCATCGGAAAAGAAACGTCCCTTCGTTTAACCGTTGAGAGCTGCGTATGTGTGCTTGCCCGCAGGCAGCAGGTTGATGCCGAGGAAGGTGAAGACGACCAGGAGAAACCCGACGATGGCGAGGATGGCGGCCTTGCGCCCGCGCCAGCCGACGGTCAACCGGCCGTGGAGCAGCGCGGCGTAGACCAGCCATGTGGCAAGCGACGCGGTCTCTTTCGGGTCCCAGCTCCAGTAGGTGCCCCAAGCGTTCTGGGCCCAGAGCGACCCGGTGATGATCCCGATGGTGAGCATCGGGAACCCGATCGTCAGGCACCGATAGTTGATCTCGTCGAGCACATCGAGCGACGGAAGCCGCTGGAAGATGGCGCCCATGCGCTTCCCCTTGACCTGCCGCTCCTGCATCAGGTACATGAGGCCCGCGGCGAACGCCACGGCGAAGAACGCGTAGGCAATGAACAGCACTATGACGTGTACGGGAAGCCAGGAGGAGTTGAGCGCCGGATTGAGCTTCTGGATCTCGGACTGCTGGAAAGCCGAAAGCAGGCTGAAAAGGAAGGCCAGCGGCGCGACGAAAGCGCCCAGCACCCGCAGCTTGTACCGGATTTCGGTCAGCAGGAACACCCCGACGATGACGAGGGCAAAGAAGGACAGCGACTCGAACAGGTTGGTGATGGGGGTGTGTCCCGCCTCGACGAAGCGCATGCAGAAGCCGAGAAGGTGCAGGAAACCGCCGATGAGCAGGAACATGCGGCCCAGCCGCGCGCCCCGCTCCCTGAGCGTGACGATGAAGTAGAGGTAAAGGAGGGCGCCGACCAGGTAGAGGATGGTGGTCGACTTCAAAAGGAGCGTTTGCATCGGGATATTCTAAACCATGGCTTCGCCGTGGACAAGTGGCGCGTCATGCAACATTCGCGTCACGACTCCCCGACGACCAGGCGGGTCAGCTCGGCCACCTCGGACCGAAGCGCACGGGCCTCCTCCCGGAGCGCCGCGACTTCGGCCTCGAGCGCCTCGATGCGCGCGTCCCGGCCGGTCCGGGCGGCTTCGTCGCTCGGGCCTTCCTCCGGGGCCGCCGCCGGAAAAGCCGGGGACGCCGGCTCGGCGGCCGGCATCCCGCCGAACAGCTGGGCGTACCGCTGCTCCTTGCGCCCGGGCTGGCGGGGAAGGATGGCGACCATCGGAGGCGTCTCGCCACCAAGTTTCTGAAGAATCGCCCCCACGCAGGCGAGGTCTGGCAGGTCGCACATCCGGCCGGCGCGGGTCCGCAGCTCGCCCGGCGTCTGAGGGCCCCGGAGCATCAGCTCGCACAGGATCGCCAGCTCGGGGCGCCCGAGATCGAGCTTCTCGACCATGAAATGCCGGTATTTCGAGACCCGGCCGCTGTCCCCGGAAAGAATCGCAAGCTGCTTGCGCCCGAGCGTCCCGAGAGCCCGCGAGACGTCGGCCTCGCACAGGTCGGTGACGGGGTCGCGGTTCGACTTCTGGTTGCAGGCGTTGACAAGCGCGTTGAGCGACAGCGGGTAGTATTCGGGCGTCGCCAGCTCCTTCTCGATCAGGGCGCCGAGCACACGCGTTTCGATAGCGTCGAGCTGCGGCTCCACGGCTACGGTTTCTTCTTGTATACGTTCAGCCCGATCTTTTCCTCGCGCCCCTCGAGCGTTGCGTTGCCTTCCGTCGAGGCGATAATAATCGTCTTCCCCGAAGACGAGGGCCCGAATTCCTTCTTCAGGTCGACCTTGATCGTAAGGATGTTCCCTTCCACGGTCATTTCTACGTTTTTCATTTTTCCTCCGGGATGTGGTTTATGGACGGATTATATTCGTTTCGCGCTACCATTTCGCCATGCGCCTATTTCCGCCGACGGAGGCCCGCCTCCGGATCCTCCCGATGGGGGCCTTGCTGCTCGCCGGAATCCTCGCGATATCCGGCTGCCGCCAGCGATTGCCCGTCGATGAGAGAACCGTCGTCATCGCGCTGTCCGGGGCACCATCGTCGTTCGACCCCCGGCTCGCGACCGACGCCTATTCCGAGCAGCTCCTCCAGATGACCCATGCGGGGCTGATGCGGCGCGACACCCACGGCGACCTCGTTCCCGACCTGGCGCAAGACTTCGAGATGCACTCTCCCGTCGAGATCGCCTTCCACCTGCGCCCCGACCTCCGGTTTCACGACGGGCGGGAGGTCACCGCCACGGACGTACGCGATACCTTCGTGTGGATCCTAGACTCCGGTAATCGTTCCCCGCACAAGTCGGCCTTCGACATACTGGCCGGAATCGATACCCCCGACCGGCACACCGTGGTCTTCCGCCTGAAAAGCCCTTACGCCCCCTTCCTCGCCGAGATGACGCGCGGGATCGTCCCCTCGGGCACTCCGGCCCGCGGCTACGCCCCGCCGATCGGGGCCGGCCCGTTCAAGGTCGAGGACGTGGAGCCCGGCGACTCCGTGTCGCTTGCGCGCTTCGACGGCTTCTTCGGCGGCCCTCCCGCAGTGCCGCGCATCGTCGTGAAGTTCATCCCCGACAGCACGCTGCGCTTCCTCGAGCTCAAGATGGGGAGCGTCAACTTCGTCCTCAACGGGATCGATCCGGAAATGCTCCCCGAGGCCGGGAAGAATCCCAACCTCGTCACCGAGGAGTCGGCGGGAGGCAACGTGTCTTATCTCGGGTTCAATCTCCGGGACCCGGTGCTCGCCGATATCCGGGTGCGGCGCGCCATCGCTCTGGCCATCGACCGGGGAGCGATCATCCGCGCCTTATGGAAAGGGAAGGCCGACCCTGCCGATTCCATCCTGGCGCCCGGCATCCGGGCGCACGCCGACGGATTGCCGGACGTGCCGTACGATCCCGTCCAGGCAAGGCGGCTGCTGGACCAGGCGGGACACCCCGACCCCGACGGGGAAGGCCCGGCCCCGAGGTTCACGCTGACCTACAAGACGTCCCAGAATGCGCTGCGGCTCCGAATCGCGACCGCGATCCAGGACCAGCTCCGGCAGGTCGGCATCGCCCTCGACATCCGGTCCTACGAGTGGGGCACCTTCTTCGGCGACATCCGGAAGGGGAACTTCCAGCTTTACAGCCTGACCTGGGTGGGGCTGCGCGACCCGGACATCTTTCACCTCGCCTTCCACTCGAAGCAGATGCCCCCCGACGGCGCCAACCGGAACCGGTACGAGAACGCCGAGGTCGACCGGCTGACGGAAGCGGGGCAGCGGGAGACGGACCCGGCCCGAAGGAAAGCGATCTACGACCGGGTCCAGCGGATCCTCGCGCGCGACCTCCCCGTCTTTCCCCTCTGGGCAAATCGGAACGTGCTGGTGCGCGACCGCCGGGTAACCGGGTTCACGGTCACGCCCGAGGAGGATTACACCAGCGTCCGCTCCATGAAGGTCGACCCGCCTCCCCGGGAGGCCGCCGCCCGATGATCCCGATGATCCTATCCCGGCTGCGCCATACGCTCCCCGTCGTCCTGGGCGTCGCCACGATCGTGTTCCTGCTGATCCATCTCGTGCCCGGCGACCCGGTGGACGTGATGCTCGGCGAGAGCGCCGTGGGGGCCGACAAGACCGAGCTCCGGCACGCGCTGAAGCTGGACCGGCCGCTCCTCTCCCAGTATGCGGATTTCATGGGCGGGCTCGCGCGCGGCGATCTCGGCGTCTCGTTCCGTAGCCGCGAGCCGGTGTCCCGGGAGATCCTTTCCCGCTTTCCCGCAACGTTGCTGCTGGCATGCGCTTCGCTCGCCGTGTCGCTATTGATCGCCGTCCCCCTCGGGATCGCCGCGGCGATGCGCCCCCGCTCCTGGATCGACCTGCTGTGCGGCACGACCGCCATGCTCGGCCTGTCGACGCCCAACTTCGTCATCGGCCCGCTGCTCGTTCTGCTCTTCTCGATCCAGCTCGGGATCTTCCCCGTTTCGGGATACGGCGGATGGCGCCACCTCGTTCTGCCGGCGCTCACGCTCGGGAGC
This window contains:
- a CDS encoding zf-HC2 domain-containing protein — protein: MDCKKDDKLLHEWIDNRLTGPEAERVRAHVAGCPRCADTVKAYRASGDLLRAWAAGGARERSPQLDAMWTRVRAGIAEKQEAKRTARRWRHWLWLPAAAALAVFTLMVYPSVVGRGPISPGDFRVEVETLDSETSTVALLDRGADFPQVIWISDDDDNHG
- a CDS encoding sigma-70 family RNA polymerase sigma factor, translating into MKKEETSPVPEAELVKAAAGGDQEAFREIMERYKGRAYGVAFGILGDPDEAVDAVQDAFIKAFYSLKDFRGGSSFFTWFYRMLVNGSIDRWRKTGRKGEVAFDETQGTEDECQAETGNYPRTPEELAGNRQLADALAAAIAALPEYHRAVIILREVDGLSYDEIAESLGCSVGTVMSRLHYARGRLKETLKKFREA
- the polA gene encoding DNA polymerase I; the protein is MKSLYLIDGHNVLYRTFYGVPRLTAPDGTPTNAVLGTARILLKILRQENPDAIAAVFDTPEPTPRHLLYPEYKANRLKVPEDLSVQFPLVEEVIDALGVPRVAIPGAEADDVIGTLSRLADEAGMRVVVISSDKDLYQLVSQNVRIRDGLKDREVGPEQVRETFGVDAGQVVDLLALAGDPSDNIPGVPGIGEKTAAELLREFGSLDALLAGTDRLKGARREKIEKNADQARLCRQLAAIDRDVPLDVGLADLAPRGISVGRATPLFKKLGFRKLVDDLELEQRNAMPLFRPGGSGGAEAAAPKSSEAVSWRAIDSAKALASALGTPFPKRAGLHPGDGTGAAAALAIPDGETFLFPPEEVDAVVSRFLEHGGRVYVFDGKRLLRLRPGLSALDALPLIDLLVAGYLLSPDEGSPTPTKLFARYLPGSVAAGEEGTPEARAAEIARSLAGLGGALEEKLAEAELTSVSDDIDMPLLPVLFRMERAGIKIDTGIFAQLSAELDEGTKAIERKVANIAGGDFNINSPKQLAFLLFEKLGLPPVKKTKTGYSTDVEVLEQLRDTHEIPALILEYRTLAKLKSTYVDVLPGLIDPRDGRLHTTFNSIQAGTGRLSSSDPNLQNIPVRTPLGQRIRCGFIPEPGCLFVGADYSQVELRLLAHLSGDATLVRGFREGEDIHQSTAMSVFNVKAADVTPELRRRAKVINFGILYGMSPYGLSRELGIAPKEAKPLIDGYFERFPGVREYLEEVKVRARRDGYVTTIFGRRRYIRDIVSQNRIMRDAADRMAVNAPIQGSAADIIKIAMIRADRAFRTRGMKARLLLQVHDELLAEAPKDEAAEARSILVETMEGAVKLSVPLTVTAGTGKNWGEVH
- a CDS encoding RDD family protein, with protein sequence MATRWEEKRAYFRDARRARYLARMVGKAADLIVALCLWRIEGAAGAFAALFYLLMADAFPGGRSAGKWLAGLKVVRVDGEPMDFSASLLRNGTIVVPFLLYLVPAVGPFLAYTVGLAVLLVETYLGFYDPDGQRAGDTLAETLVVEQRQPSHEISLSDRRT
- the hemB gene encoding porphobilinogen synthase; this encodes MNFPEYRPRRMRRTETLRRMVRETRLSVDNLIYPLFVTHEKNAMHEIPSMPGIFQMSVDNLVKEAKAVKKLGIPAVLLFGIPEKKDAVGSDACSDKGIIQTAVRAIKNAVPDLVVVTDVCFCEYTDHGHCGILTKSGEVDNDATLEILAQSAVTHARAGADIIAPSDMMDGRVGRIREALDDEGFSGIPIMAYAAKYASGFYGPFRDAAESTPSFGDRRSYQMDPGNGLEALREVALDIQEGADIVMVKPALAYLDVIRAVREEFDYPVAAYSVSGEYSIVKAGEKLDWIDGPRVMMEILTAIRRAGAEMIITYAAKDAAKLIAG
- a CDS encoding uroporphyrinogen-III synthase; translated protein: MPLRGIRVLVTRGEGQAREFADLIRGRGGVPVLFPTVRIVAVDDPGPLDAAISALPSFDWLLFSSANGVRYFAPRATAAIAAGLPPGLRIGSVGPGTTRAVSDAGMTVFLEAGTHTAEGLLDALAKEGISGKRFLVPRAAEGREALVDGLVVQGGIVVAPVTYRTGLPDLDEGAARAIAETPPDVCAFASPSAFRNFILLLGEDRARSILSSSTIAVIGEVTARSVENRDMSVGIMPDQYTIAGMLDAIEVHFRQKGAAR
- the hemC gene encoding hydroxymethylbilane synthase gives rise to the protein MNRPDGVIILGSRGSLLALWQAEHIKALVEEKTGRKVEIFKIKTTGDMILDVPLAKVGGKGLFVKEIEDALLTGKIDFAVHSMKDVPTELPAGLEISCTTKREDPRDAFLSNKAKTFDTLPKGAKVGTSSLRRQTQLLAARPDLQIDQLRGNLDTRIRKMDEGQYDAIILAAAGLRRLGWADRISSLIDPEVSLPAVGQGALGIEIRSDDADTRGAVAFLDDPETSVAVRAERAFLTRLEGGCQVPIGAFGRIEGNELRFNGLVGRPDGTEIIRGERRGSRNDPEAMGVSLAEELLSRGAKAILDEVYAASKG
- the hemA gene encoding glutamyl-tRNA reductase, translated to MGHIVIVGLNHRSAPVEIRERLAFPADTIGDALRSLLSLPSVSEGVIISTCNRVEVCVLADEGYRGTGEVKAFLADHHGLALPDVEGHLYHHIDEDAVHHLFRVSSSLDSMVLGEPQILGQVKDAYGYAGEFKSIGPVLDKFFSKAFSVAKRVRTETKVASSAVSISYAGVELARKIFGDLKDKTVMLIGAGEMCELAARHLLNAGVKGIMVTNRTFERAVKLAEEFEGTAIRFEEMVSHLKTADIVISSTGSPTFILRRQDVEEVIRIRRNRPMFFVDMAVPRDIDPDINDIDNVYVYDIDDLNNVIETNLEERHKEAGIAEDIVVSEVASFRKWLDAQQVTPTIISLRRKFDEIRAHEVAKALSILGTDDPKTCKVVEGLASSIVNKVLHAPLMALKNDGDGRDPMELVPVVRELFDLTDGGKDRE
- the ccsB gene encoding c-type cytochrome biogenesis protein CcsB gives rise to the protein MQTLLLKSTTILYLVGALLYLYFIVTLRERGARLGRMFLLIGGFLHLLGFCMRFVEAGHTPITNLFESLSFFALVIVGVFLLTEIRYKLRVLGAFVAPLAFLFSLLSAFQQSEIQKLNPALNSSWLPVHVIVLFIAYAFFAVAFAAGLMYLMQERQVKGKRMGAIFQRLPSLDVLDEINYRCLTIGFPMLTIGIITGSLWAQNAWGTYWSWDPKETASLATWLVYAALLHGRLTVGWRGRKAAILAIVGFLLVVFTFLGINLLPAGKHTYAALNG